Proteins from one Gimesia maris genomic window:
- a CDS encoding UDP-glucuronic acid decarboxylase family protein, with amino-acid sequence MNSVLVTGGAGFLGSHLCDRLIEQGREVICLDNFFSGSKRNIAHLIGHPRFELIRHDIVHPFYLEVSEIYNLACPASPVAYQYNPIKTIKTSSVGMVNVLGLAKRCRAKVLHASTSEVYGDPEVHPQVEEYWGNVNPLGPRSCYDEGKRIAESLCINYHQAHEVPIRIVRIFNTYGPRMDPNDGRVISNFINQALRGEPLTIYGDGQQTRSFCYVDDLIEGFLRMMNQEETTGPVNLGNPVENTMLELAQAVIKSVNSESELVHETLPTDDPKQRCPDISKARKFLKWEPEVALKDGLAKTVEYYRNLMQQESS; translated from the coding sequence GTGAACTCTGTTTTAGTAACTGGCGGGGCCGGATTTCTGGGAAGTCATTTATGTGACCGTCTGATCGAACAGGGCAGGGAAGTCATCTGCCTCGACAACTTTTTTTCAGGTAGCAAAAGAAATATCGCTCATCTGATCGGGCATCCCCGATTTGAATTGATCCGGCATGATATTGTTCATCCGTTTTATCTGGAAGTCAGCGAGATCTACAACCTCGCCTGTCCGGCGTCTCCGGTTGCCTACCAGTACAATCCCATCAAAACCATCAAGACATCAAGTGTCGGAATGGTGAATGTACTGGGACTGGCAAAACGCTGTCGTGCCAAAGTACTGCATGCATCAACATCCGAAGTGTATGGTGATCCGGAAGTGCACCCGCAGGTAGAGGAATATTGGGGGAATGTGAATCCCCTTGGTCCGCGCAGTTGTTACGATGAAGGCAAACGGATCGCAGAATCGCTCTGTATTAATTATCATCAGGCACATGAGGTGCCGATTCGCATCGTTAGAATTTTCAATACCTATGGGCCGAGAATGGATCCTAATGATGGTCGAGTGATCTCGAATTTCATCAACCAGGCGCTGCGGGGTGAACCGCTGACGATCTATGGTGATGGTCAACAGACCCGTTCTTTCTGCTATGTGGATGACCTGATCGAAGGTTTCCTGAGAATGATGAATCAGGAAGAAACAACCGGACCGGTAAACCTGGGGAACCCAGTCGAGAACACCATGCTGGAACTGGCACAGGCAGTAATCAAATCAGTCAATTCTGAATCAGAATTGGTGCATGAAACGTTACCAACCGATGATCCGAAACAACGTTGTCCCGACATTTCTAAAGCACGAAAATTTCTAAAGTGGGAACCTGAAGTAGCTTTAAAGGATGGTCTGGCCAAGACCGTTGAGTACTATCGGAATCTGATGCAACAGGAATCGTCATGA
- a CDS encoding NAD-dependent epimerase/dehydratase family protein has protein sequence MNHILVTGAAGFIGFHVTARLLSQGHRVTGVDNLNSHYDVRLKRDRLAELRQFETFEFHEADITDVESLSHLFVQNPFQKVIHLAAEVGVRNSLLKPLEYVQSNVLGFVNLLEQCRLKEVEHVVYASSSSVYGANRKIPYSTHDAVDHPISLYAATKRADELIAHSYSHLYDLPTTGLRFFTVYGPWGRPDMAVYLFTKAILEGTPIKVFNHGNLKRDFTYVDDIVSGVLGVLEQIPVRTEPVSEATAVDLNDQTVAPYRLYNIGNHQPVGIARLIDVIEQRIGKPAIRENFPMQPGDVLETYADISELQQATGFTPSTSIEQGIDRFVDWYLAYHSRGK, from the coding sequence ATGAACCATATTCTGGTGACGGGGGCGGCTGGTTTCATCGGGTTTCACGTTACTGCACGCCTGCTTTCACAAGGACATCGGGTGACGGGCGTTGATAATCTTAACAGCCATTATGATGTCAGATTGAAACGCGATCGACTGGCAGAATTACGGCAGTTTGAGACGTTCGAATTTCATGAAGCAGATATTACAGATGTGGAATCACTTTCACATCTGTTTGTGCAGAATCCCTTTCAAAAGGTGATCCATCTGGCAGCTGAAGTGGGAGTCAGGAACTCCCTGCTCAAGCCACTGGAATATGTTCAGAGTAATGTGCTGGGCTTTGTAAATCTGCTGGAGCAATGTCGCCTGAAAGAAGTGGAACACGTTGTCTATGCCTCATCCAGTTCTGTGTATGGGGCGAATCGGAAGATTCCTTATTCTACACATGATGCCGTTGATCACCCCATCAGTCTGTATGCGGCGACTAAACGGGCCGACGAACTGATAGCCCACAGTTACAGCCATCTGTACGATCTGCCCACAACCGGATTGCGATTTTTTACAGTCTATGGTCCCTGGGGACGTCCTGACATGGCCGTCTATCTATTTACGAAAGCGATATTGGAAGGGACGCCTATTAAGGTGTTCAATCACGGAAATCTCAAACGGGATTTTACCTACGTTGATGATATCGTAAGCGGAGTCCTGGGAGTTCTGGAGCAGATACCCGTACGAACAGAACCTGTTTCGGAAGCTACTGCTGTCGATCTGAATGACCAGACTGTTGCCCCTTATCGATTGTATAATATCGGGAATCATCAGCCTGTCGGAATTGCCCGGCTGATTGATGTGATAGAACAGAGAATCGGCAAGCCTGCGATTCGAGAAAATTTTCCGATGCAACCAGGGGATGTTCTGGAAACCTATGCGGATATTTCAGAGCTTCAGCAGGCAACGGGATTCACACCCTCTACCTCGATTGAACAGGGGATTGATCGATTTGTAGACTGGTATCTGGCCTATCATTCCCGGGGAAAATGA
- a CDS encoding aldolase/citrate lyase family protein, with product MKYLFITDCPEIAKYVDHCGVHCIFIDLELLGKVERQGGRDTVISHHKVENISRVKDAIQNAEVLVRLNPLNPQSSVEIENALDQGADALMLPMFRSLEEIEWFCNQVNSRARVVPLVETIGAMNQLDQIVQLPDVSQIHIGLNDLHLDMELNFMFELMSNGIVDNMSEICRNAGIPFGIGGISTMDQGLVSGRLVLSAHARLGSEWVILSRSFHQLASSLSELQSKINLPLELQKVDEVYAELLKRTDFEIEQDKQLLCQEVNKVASNEMAERNAS from the coding sequence ATGAAGTATTTATTTATCACTGATTGCCCTGAGATTGCAAAATACGTCGATCATTGTGGCGTACATTGTATCTTCATTGACCTCGAATTATTGGGAAAAGTCGAGCGTCAGGGGGGGCGAGATACCGTTATTTCTCATCACAAAGTAGAGAATATCTCGCGTGTGAAGGACGCGATCCAGAATGCTGAAGTTCTGGTTCGCTTAAATCCTCTGAATCCGCAATCATCTGTCGAGATTGAAAATGCCCTGGACCAGGGGGCAGATGCTCTGATGTTGCCGATGTTCCGTTCTCTGGAAGAAATAGAATGGTTCTGTAACCAGGTCAACTCACGTGCCAGAGTGGTGCCTCTGGTAGAAACGATCGGAGCAATGAATCAGCTCGATCAAATCGTACAACTGCCTGATGTCTCACAGATTCATATTGGTTTAAATGATTTACATCTCGATATGGAGCTGAATTTCATGTTTGAACTGATGTCGAATGGAATTGTGGACAATATGTCTGAAATTTGCAGAAATGCCGGGATTCCTTTCGGTATTGGTGGGATATCTACAATGGATCAGGGGCTGGTCTCGGGGCGTCTGGTATTGAGTGCACATGCCAGGCTGGGGTCTGAATGGGTGATACTCTCTCGTTCTTTTCACCAGCTTGCGTCAAGCCTGTCAGAACTGCAGTCTAAAATCAACCTGCCGCTGGAACTTCAGAAAGTGGACGAAGTTTACGCTGAATTATTGAAGCGTACCGATTTTGAGATTGAACAGGATAAGCAATTGCTCTGCCAGGAAGTAAATAAAGTTGCATCAAATGAAATGGCAGAACGTAACGCCTCGTAA